A stretch of Lactuca sativa cultivar Salinas chromosome 6, Lsat_Salinas_v11, whole genome shotgun sequence DNA encodes these proteins:
- the LOC111883146 gene encoding V-type proton ATPase subunit c''1, protein MSGAIVIAASSSWARALIKISPYTFSAIGIAVAIGVSVLGAAWGIYITGSSLIGAAIKAPRITSKNLISVIFCEAVAIYGVIVAIILQTKLESVPSSQIYEPESLRAGYAIFASGIIVGFANLVCGLCVGIIGSSCALSDAQNSSLFVKILVIEIFGSALGLFGVIVGIIMSAQATWPSKV, encoded by the exons ATGTCAGGCGCCATTGTTATTGCAGCGTCAAGCTCATGGGCAAGAGCCCTTATAAAGATCTCCCCTTATACTTTCTCTGCCATCGGTATCGCCGTCGCTATCGGCGTCTCCGTCCTAGGCGCCGCCTG GGGAATCTACATAACGGGAAGTAGTTTGATCGGTGCAGCAATCAAAGCTCCTCGTATTACTTCAAAGAACCTCATAAG TGTCATCTTCTGTGAAGCTGTTGCCATATATGGTGTCATAGTAGCCATTATCCTACAAACAAAATTGGAAAGTGTTCCTTCTTCACAAATATACGAACCTGAGTCTCTTAGAGCAGGATATGCAATCTTTGCCTCTGGAATCATCGTGGGTTTTGCAAATCTTGTATGTGG GCTTTGTGTGGGAATCATAGGAAGTAGTTGTGCATTATCTGATGCACAAAACTCTTCACTTTTTGTGAAAATTCTTGTGATTGAAATCTTTGGAAGTGCATTGGGATTGTTTGGTGTG